In Myripristis murdjan chromosome 23, fMyrMur1.1, whole genome shotgun sequence, the DNA window AGAACAAGGAGATTTTAGTGACATCTAGTGGTTGAAAATTTTATGACCACAACAATGCCTTCCTGCcatgcaagattttaagaccgTACTGGAGAGCTGTGCACTCAGAAAGGCAATTAGCTCTATAGTGACAAGATAAGTAGCTCTATTTGGTCGGATTGGTGGGAAATGATGGGAAAACGAGTTGCAAATGTGTGGAGTTATGCTTTAAATGCTCAATCCCTaatccaaatgaaaacaaaatcgTAGCTACagaaaacgaacaaaaaaaaagaggggggatTGGAGACATTGTTTTAGTCTTAAATTTGATTTGTACAAGTCTAACTACAAGGACTGACTTCTTGACAGCCAAATGTGAGGTGTCAACATATTTTACATCTGTGAATGCTTcagcttctttcttttctctgtcaaCACCGGAGTCGTGTTTTGAGTTCCAGGTGGGATCTGAAAGATGAGGAGGCTTATTTTTTATCTGCATGCCAAACCGTTCGACAAGATGCCTGtaaacataacacacatactccaaaaacaaacaaacaaacaaaaaaaaaaaaaatctttgtctgtgctgctgtcagATGCCAATTTCATCGTTAGATCCCACGTCGGTCTGTAACTGAGCCATTTTATTCGCTGACACTCTGTGCAGCTTTCAGGTCCCACTTTAACTTAACACATTCACAACTCCCTTTTTTccaattttactttatttgtaaatattttttaacaaaagggaaaaaaaaaaactatttgatatattttttgaCATTGTACTTGTCAGTCAAAGGAACATTATATGTTACAACACTATATTTGTTTAAGACACACCAGCCTGACTGTAGATGTATTTAACTTTTAGATCAAtagaaaatgttgaaaaaaaacaaacaaacaaaaaagaagagattAATGTGAAACACTACAGAGATGAAGTTATCAGATTAGTTTTCTATTCATCCCACACACTGAACAAAGGGCAGCAAGGGCTAAGAAATGCAGAGTTTTCATTGTACGTGCAATTCTGAGGCTTCACGGCCGACAAATCAGTGTCAAGACAAACGGAGAGGAAGCGCTTTCCTTCTCACATTTTGTGCACAAAACAAGAGCCATGCCATCAATAAACCGATAAGCAGCCTGTCTTCAGTCATAAATGTCTTCAGCAGTGAATAAACTGATTTGAGAGACGATACCAGTGCTTCCAGAAGCGGTGTTCTTATTTTGTACTGTCTCACAAAGTTATTAATATCAGCGGATTTCATAAAACTCACGcaaacttgcaaaaaaaaaattaaatgttcatCACAGCTAAGGTTTGGATCAGATTTTGGCAGAATCTGGTTTTAAaactgctgtgttgtgttggggCAGTTGTGCttagaaaactgtatttattttttttttttttttaaatatgattttaaaatgaaaagcatCTCAACTGGGAATCAACACCAGCGTCGAAATGTTAGTATCTTTTCAAGGCCATTTCATCTCTCTTTAgggcaaaaaatatatacatttttttgtccaCTGACCACAGTCACCATCCACACTCACTGTTTTACCAGCCagctatatttaaaaaaaactcagcagacGGTCTAAATGATGGGTCGGCTACCAAACTGGCTGGTCGGGGAGACAAACGCAGCCACAGCCAGTGTTTACCAGCTTGTCCGGTGTTGATTTCCCACGCTTGCCGCGAGCACTGAGATGTCAGTAATGTTTCTTCACAGTGAATATTACAGCTTCCAAACACCAAGCCGGTCAACTTCAGTggattcacatgagaaaaacagaCTGTGTCCCAGTCTGTTGTGGAGAATCTGGATCAGAGCTCCGCCAAACACATGGCGGTGACAAACATGAACAGTCAAGATTAATGCTAGCAATATGGCAAGCTGGTATTGTGGAGGCATGTGGAGGAGACTCTGCAGTTTCATATGGGACGGCATGCCACTCTGTTTACTGATGTtgaggatgaaggtgaggacggataaaacccctcaggttcatgccaagaaTAATAACCCATAGAATCAATGCAACGCCTTTAAATGCATGTGTTTCCTCTAATGTTTAGATgtcaaatgtgcacaaaaacataagCAACAGGGCaaaatgcttttatattttgggttatgatggggtaaaagagttgtcctgaactcGTGAGGCATTTctatgttttattcttttgagAATCGAGTGGCATTCATCGTTTTTTTACCAAatcataacaaggtggggtGCCCTCTCCTTTGAAACTGCAGAGTCTGCCTCTAATcaggattattttcattgtggattaatcaatacattattattttatttatcaatcATCgtcaaaaacaataataaagtcTCATGAGAAGTTGGCAAAGCCCAAGGTAATTTGAATAACAGCCAACATCtctcaaaatattaattttagaATTACTTTAATGTAGAAAATTTAGAAAATTGAGCAAATGCAGGGGTTTTTCAATTGAGTTTTCACTTTAGCATGACTGTTGAAGatgtgagaattttttttttaaatcagtgtcaACAGGTGAAAAACACTGTCCGATGCTGAAATGCTGTGTGTTACTATTTGTCAACCATGTGACACAAGTAAACAGCTGCTATGTCACCAGTTATGCAAACAAATCATCAGCCAACTGATGTCAAATTACACAAAACTAATATTGTGCATCTGCTCCTGTTTTATGGCGAGACATTTCCCAGAGATCTGCAGAGGTGGAGCTGTCAAGTGGAAAAGAAGCTGGCGTCATATTTGCCTTCAAATTCAGATTTCTACCAAAACTGGAATGCGTTATTTATGATGATGCACACAAACTAAGCTTTCCTTTAGGATGCAGCCGTATCAAGACAGACTCTTTATTATCCGTGATACAGACCGGATCAGAGTTCTTTATGAAAAACGTAGGTTCTCCTCATGAAACAACAAATATGTGTTGTAAAAAGTAAATTATAAGGTATATTTGGCCCCATAGAAATCACGGCTGGCCCATAttacatgatgctgacatgatgtgtTTCCGTAATCACACTGATAAATCAGAATATAGAAGCAACTCCTTCAGCATGATACCTGCAGACAGAGTTCATGCTTAAAcagtctgaatgaaaatggaaaatcagagcgtgactgaatgaatggacaGGAGACTGAGAAACACCTTAGACACGCGACATATCCACCCTGactctgaaaaacacaaaaggcacTTTTCTGCAAGAAGAGTACAAAAATACAGGTTTTGTGTTCCCATGGGGATCAGGAAGGCCGGCGTCTCTCCACACAGGAGCTCTGCGTGCACTGATGTCCTCTGTGCTCATAACACACTGTGCAGTTTATGATGCAGGTTTATAATCCCTTCACCGAGGACGCAGAGGAGTTTTACCTCATGTGAGGAAGTGAGATTGTCATTGGGGAGAGTGAGACCCACATCGCTTCACAGGGCAAAAAGACATCTTTAAAACGAGCCGCAGTCACCCGTTATTCCCCCTGCTGCTCCAGGACTTGGATGTTggctttcctcttctttttgtcCCCGGGAAGTTTCAGGTTCTCCTCTGTGACCTTGCcgtcctcgtcttcctcctcctctgatgatgatgatgatgatgatgtctccTCTTCTGAGTCGCTGTCGGAGCCGCTGAGCTCCACCAGGGCAACGTCCTGAAGACGAGAGACGAAAAAGTCAAACAACCAGCCAAATCCTACCACAGATTAATATCACGATAACTGAAAGGAACTTTATTTTGGCCATGACTTACACTGCCAACCAAAATAaactactttttcttttttccaaatgcTAAAGGTCATGACTGTAAACTCTCGACTAGAATATGGTATAAACTGCGAATTTTGAAATCAAGTTTGAAATTAAAAACTACCTTAggaaatattacatgcatttttaagcAACAATGACCCACTGCAATGCGAGAGTCATCACTGTAAgtcttctttccaccatacGATTTACATGCCTGCTGCtatttcctggttttagctTTAATAAATTTCTCTATCGGCCCAAATAAGCTCCTCCCCTGCCCCCCACTTCACCCTGTCGCCTCTTTAACTTCACTCAAATCATCTCTGAAACCACACATGGTGCAGatcgatgcaggctcactatttggcaagatcaagttactgctgcaACTGCATCTATTCTGTTAAACCTCAGATCTTGCTCATTGCTTAGCTTACtttacttgatcttgccaaatagtgagccggCATCGATGTATGAAAACTTGTTTATAATCATTTATTGATGATTTATGAAGTGTTTACAACATAATTAACAACCTGATTATAAAGCATCCATAAACCCTGTATATGGGTAAATGGACTATATTTCTATAGCAgttagggattcagtgtcttgctcaaggacactttctCTAGAGGAGCTGGGGAATCAAACCAGGATCCTTCCGATTACCAGATGagcgctctacctcctgagccacaccaCATCAAGGGCCGTCTTATTGTAAAGTAGTACCACTTTTAACtttcctctgattggctaagacAGGGCTTgggaacaacaaacaaaactgaagccttcagatgtttttgtttcGATGTCATTGAGGCTGGTGACCCTTactgacaaagacaaatgctGCAGGTATTTGGTGCACGGCGGGTGCTCATTTCACATCCTGGTCATGACTGAGGTTTCATACTTAAAAAAACCCATTCGACGCTGCTTAACAACACACCGTTCCCCTGTGTCCCGATAACACTTCTGCTGGGACGAGGCGAGCCGATAAACGTCATCTCTCAATGTCACTCGTGCAGTTTGTCTCCGCAGGCGCctcctgttgtttatttttgcagggGAACATAATATTTCATCGATGAGACACCTCTGTGTTCCCCGCAGCTGGACGCTCGCTGCAGCAGACTCACCATCTCTATGACCTTCTCCGCCTCCTCCACGCTCTCTATGTCAAAGTGTTCAGCGGGGAGCTCATCCATctgctgcttcagcttctcGTTGGCCTCGGCCATCTGGGGCAGGAAGCTCTGCAGCCGGTCCAGCACTGGCGGGCGgcaaaacaaatgacacattATGAAGCGTAACTCAAAGATACTGCCGCACAGACACAGATGGTGAGGTACAGGACAGGCAGAGGGACGCTGCTGATGACTTTTGGGGCTCTTTTGGGAGATGTGAGGAGGAACGAACTAAAAtcacctcagacacacaccaactccAACATCCGTCCCCTCATTCAGTTACAATACGCACAAAATATACACCAGCAAGGCAGCAACAATAAAGAAACTTAATATAACAGTGTTTAAAGTCTACACAAGTATAtccaacattaaataaatatgttcaGGCTCTCTTCACCGACCACACTGCTTTCTGCAGCCTCCCAAACATTCAAGAATATGACCATATCCTTTCTTAGAGAAAAATACATGACTgacaacagaacagaatagaaagaacagaatttaaaaaaaaaaaaaaaaaaaagtggaactgcCCTGCATCCGGTACTAAAGGTGAGTTTAAAGTGGCTTTATTGTACATGAGGTGTTTTAAAGGTCCTATACATAGAAATGGAATTGATGAAAACAATGGGATTCATTTCTAAGTGCCtataaaaatcacattacagtagataatcaatcagttaatcaatcaagagggaaccacattttaatttcattatacaacctgtggtataatgaccaataaacctccttgtatccttgtataatCCTGTGACATTTGTGATATGATTTTGACCTATAGTAACTACatggcattttaaaattttaatgagACGGTGGTATTGTATTCCTCTGAGGATagtataattacattttttccataAGGGTACATATACATACTATATAATATAACCAGATTAAAGTGGATAAAACTCCCCCATGACTGTACTACTGTATAATCTCAGTATCACTAAAAACTCAGGACTTTTCGAAgagttacattacattttaaaaaatttccaAAGTCCTGTACGACTAGTTCTTAACATTATATGACTTTTACATAATTTGCGACGATGTTTATGACAACCCAGTGCACCAGTGCATGATTGATTTGTGCTATACATGCCGTCAAatacataggcggaaatcccgggggggtcgggggggacaagacccctccatccataaagttttcccctgcttggtccaaaacctgcctctttcagctctctgtttaagctaatagttaatgattgtttacaggctgaagcgagtgcaggacagtgagggagagagagggcagaccacaggaggagcaaatactgagctttttattctttcaaaaagtctcaggatattaatgtcagaaatagctcatattttactgatattttgagtttgtctctagatagatatctatttttttttttttttgcattttaagttgcattattttgtggcatcgtttcatttcattttcttatttgatctaaaagggacagtgtacagctcaaacatactgtatgtcactatttgatgccatatcttgctttgttttttgttgacactacaataaatatgttttttgaagaatagtttgatgtagttggattattcaaggtatttcctctagttttagagcttcttTAGAGTTTCtcgttcttgtaaagctactttgatggactgtagtggaaatagaacagtgagcaaagaaatttggttagagaactattgcttttaataccattatttaaaacatatgaacatgctgagggttCAACACTCtacggcaaatttcaaaggagcgtaagagagaaagagggaggtacagtcgtgccagacagcatttttttcatgtcacccccaacaattactctcagaaattttgctgtttattgtcccccccaataatgaaatgggattttcgcccctggtCAAATAGTAAATACAGACACTGGGTGTGAATTGCATGACTTAATGTGCAGGGCAGCTTGCAGTGTAATGGTACTGTGGCCTCACCGCTGCTTCTCGGGACTCTCTCCGTCTGCAGAGACCTGCCGGCCTTGGGCTTCAGGAGAAGCTTATCGTGGAGACCTGCGACAAAACCAAATGCACACATTACACCTCGGTTAACCAAGAAGAAAATGCACATGTGACCGCCAAATACAGCGAATTTTATCCGAGTTTTATAAATCATCCGAACCTCCTCCGCTGCCGCATGACAGCAGCTCCTGCGATCTCGTTTTCTTGCTGTTTATTTCCATTTCGCAGCTGGATTTCGGTCTTTCTGTTTTCAAATCGGACATGTGTTACTGTGACAGCTGCTTCCGGTTGAAAGGTTGACAAAAGtacacatttcagtgttttttgttttttttttatgtggcgCCCTCTGCTGTTTTGGAGGAGTTGCTTCACATGGCTCAGCGTTGTAAAGTTGGCTCAAATTCAGATGTACTCCTGGGTTGCTATTTTGTTTATTGCTTGTGTTTGGGTTTTAAGAGACAGTTATTGTGAATGTTTGGGTCATTTTTGGGGGGGTAAATAACATTATCATGTGGTTATAAAGTCAGTGAAAGGAAAATAACGAGTCCAGTGGATGTAAAATGCAAGGAGAGAGAACTTGGTTGTGATTTGAGCCAATGCCAAGATGTACAAGGTGTGCTCTGCGCCTGCGCACTGCAACCAAAATATGTGTGGCACTTTTTGTTCTGACCAGAAAGCATCGCAGTGAAGCGAGATGTCTCACTCGTGTCGATTTCTGTCATCAATTAATCCGGTAGTCATCGGGAGTCTCACTCACACTatcttttagttttatttagcCAAAAAGCATATTATTCGGAATAATATGCTGAACGTTAAATGAACg includes these proteins:
- the nopchap1 gene encoding NOP protein chaperone 1, with translation MSDLKTERPKSSCEMEINSKKTRSQELLSCGSGGGLHDKLLLKPKAGRSLQTERVPRSSVLDRLQSFLPQMAEANEKLKQQMDELPAEHFDIESVEEAEKVIEMDVALVELSGSDSDSEEETSSSSSSSEEEEDEDGKVTEENLKLPGDKKKRKANIQVLEQQGE